In Verrucomicrobiota bacterium, the genomic stretch CTGGGCTAAGCAGTCGCGCAGCGGGGAAGGTATGGCCTGCCACGCTGGACCGTTCTCGAATTTTCCTTGCTTTGAAGGGAGCAGGCGGGGCGTTTAAAGGCCCCCGCTTGCCGGAGCAATACCTTCGCCGCAGCCCGCGCGTCGAAGACCGCCGGAATTTGCTGCCCAGGCTGCTCCAGAGAGTCGTCGCGGCGGAAGCGTTAACGCGGGACTTCTTTGCTTTAAAAATGGCGCTTAAAAGCGTGCGTACCGGGCGGTGTACTTTTACGGGTGAAATGAGGTGGCGGCGCCGGGAGTAATCATATTGATTGAACATAATTTTCATATTTCCATATAAAGAATCAATGAACGGACACTGTGAAGAAACGCCCACAACCCGCCACCACTAACCCTGCACCAGCCGGTGGATGCGAGGTTTGGGGGGAAGAAATCATCAACGCCGCGGTGGACGCAATCATCACGGTGGATCGGGACCGGCGCATCGTACTGTTCAACCCGGCAGCCGAAGCCATGTTCGGCTATCCGGGAGCCGAAATGCTCGGCCAACCGCTGAACCGGTTGTTGCCGGAAGGTTTCGGGCCCGCGACTGCTCAATCCCCTGCTCGTCTTGGCCGGACAAACAAGGCTGAGCCTACGGCGAGCGCGCTGGCCCGGCTGAGCGGCCGGCGCGTGAGCGGTCAGGAATTTCCGATCGAAGCTTCCCTTTCCAACACTACCATCAATGCGCAGCCCTACCTAACGCTCATTCTCCGCGACATCACCGAACGCCAACGGACTGAGGAGGCCAACGCGCGGCTGGCCGCGATCGTGGAATCGTGTCAAGAGGCTATCATCGGCAAAGACCTGGCGGGCACCATTACCAGCTGGAACTCAGGGGCCCAGCGCTTGTTTGGCTACGACCCGGAGGAGATGATCGGCAAGCGGTTGTCGGTGCTCTTGCCGCTCGAGCAACTGGAAGACGAGCACCAGATTCTGGCCCGGCTGAAGCGGGGCGAACAGGTCGAGCCTTACGAATCGGTGCCTCTGCACAAAGACGGGCACCTGGTAGACGTCTCGTTTACCGTCTCACCGATTCGAGACGGGAGCGGGTGCCTCATCGGCAGCTCCGAGCTTACCCGGGACGTCGCTGAGCGCAAAGCGGCTCGGGCTCGCCTGCACGAAAGCGAGGAACGCTTTCGCCAACTGGCCGAAAACGTCCGCGCAGCCTTCTGGATAAGTGACCCGGCCAGAACCCGGATCCTGTACGTCAGCCCGGCGTATGAAGCCATCTGGGGCCGCTCCTGCCGGAGCTTGTATGAGGCCCCGCAAAGCTGGCTTGAGGCCATTCACCCCGATGACCGCGACCGGGTGGTGTGCGCCGCGCTGACCCGCCAAGCCGGCGACGCCTACGACGAAGAATACCGCGTCGTGCGGGCCGACTATTCCGTGCGCTGGGTCCACGACCGGGGTTTCCCAGTGCGCGACGCCGCCGGCCGGATCATCCGGATCGTGCGCGTTGCCGAGGACCTCACCGAACAGCGCCAGCTGGAACTCCAACTGCGCCAGGCGCAGAAAATGGAAGCCATCGGCCGGCTGGCCGGCGGCGTGGCCCACGACTTCAACAACATCGTCGCCATCATCTCAGGCTACAGCGAACTGCTGGCGATGGGGTTGGCTGCTGAGGACCCGCGCCGCGACGCCGTCCACGAGATCGCCCGGGCGGGCGAACGGGCCGCCGCCCTCACGCGCCAACTGTTAGCCTTCAGCCGCCAGCAAGTGCTCGAGCCGCGGGTGTTGGACCTCAACGTGGTGGTCAGCGAGGCGGCGAAGATGCTGCGGCGGCTCATCGGCGAAGACGTGCGCCTGACGACCAACCTGGCGCCGCGTTTGCGCCGGGTGCGCGCCGACCTGGGCCAACTGGACCAGGTGATCCTGAACCTGGCGGTCAACGCCCGCGACGCCATGCCCCGAGGCGGTCATCTCTTCATCGAGACCCGCGAGGTGGAACTGGAGAGCAGTTACGCCCAAGCCCACCGGGAGGTGCGGCCCGGCCGTTACGTCATGCTGGCAGTCGGCGACACCGGCTGCGGCATGACGCCGGAGGTGCAGGCCCGCGCCTTTGAGCCTTTTTTCACCACCAAAGCTGAGGGCGAGGGCACGGGGCTGGGCCTGTCGGTGGTGCAGGGCATCGTCCACCAGAGCGGAGGCCACATCACGGTGGAGAGCCTGCCGGGCGTGGGCACCACCTTCACAATCTACCTGCCGGTGCTTGCGGAAGGCACGGAGCAACCGCCCGCGGGTGCGCTCGCCGAACCGCCCCAAGGTCGCGGCCAGGTGGTCCTCCTGGTGGAAGACGAAGAACCCGTGCGAGCCATCACCCTCCTTTTGTTGGAGACCCTCGGTTACCGGGTGGTGGAAGCTGCAAACGGTGAAGACGCCTTGCGGCGAGTGACGGAGAGCCGGGAAACGATCGACCTGTTGCTGACCGATGTGGTCATGCCGGGCCTCAGCGGACGCGAACTGGCCGAGGCCGTCCGGTGCCGTTACCCGGGCCTGAAGGTACTTTTCCAGACTGGCTACACGGGTGACGCGGTGGCGCGCCACGGCATTTTGCAACCTGAAGTAGCGCTCCTGCAGAAGCCCTTCACGCTTAACGCGCTGGCCAAAAAGGTGCAGGAAGCCCTGGAACGGCCTTAAGATCGCGAAAACAGCCTTTCTCTTCCGCACGCAAGCGGCTGGGAAAAGTTTCCTCGAACAAACGGACTGGCGATCTTCTCACCATCCCAAGCGACGGCCGGTCTGATTTCACCCGGCTCACGGCGCCAGCCCGGGGGTGAGACGATCAGCCCTGGAACGCATTACCTTCACAGCGTTCGGTTCTGCCTCTGTGATCCTGATTTCATAAAGTCGACAAAGGTGCTCGCCTCACCAACTCGCCGTTTTGGGTTTAAGCGCAGTCAGACCCGTCCGATGGGGAGTGAGGGTGGAGACGTTGATAAAGGGCGAGGCTTTGAAAATTGCCCGATTTTTGATCGTAGGGGGCGGCTGCGCCCTCTTGGATTGCTCGATCGTTTGGGCGCTTGGGTTCTTTTTGCCGCCGCTGGCGGCGGTGAGCGCAGGCTACCTTGCGGGGGTTAGTTGCCACTTTGTCCTGAACAAGTTTTGGGTTTTCCGGTGCCGCCGGTCCGATTATGGCCGCCAGTTGGCGCAGTACGGCCTGAACGCCGTTTGTTGTTGGTTGCTCACGCTGACGGCAGTTCACTTCTGTCTGGGGACGCTTACGACCAACCTGCTGGTGGCAAAGCTGTTTGCGCTGCCGCCCGCCACCGCGCTGGGGTTTTGCATCTTGCACGGGCTGGTGTTCCGGAAGCGATCCCCGGCAAGCACCGCAACTGACGTGATGCCAGAGCCAATCCGCCTGAACCCCTCAGTGACCGTCCAATGGACCCGGGGTGATGCGCTCCTGGGGAGAACCTCGCGCGGGAACGGAGCGTACCGAGCGCGTGACCTCGCACCCCGTAAGGGCTGAGCGCCACGGGTTTCCGATCCCCCGCCCTCTTAGCGGATCAGGGAGGCGGCCGATCGTACGGAGAATACCTTATCCTGTTTCCCGGGACGGACGGGGTCATGGGCGACCGGGACGCTGTAAGCGTGAGTCCATCCGGCCCTCGGAACCAAGGCGGTGGTCCGCCGGATCGGACTTTTTACCTGAACTTACCGGCCCATTTTGTAGCCGGAAGCCGTCTTGCCTATCGTTTCGACCCGCGACTGAAATCTGGCTGACAGGATGCCTCCGAGGGGATAAACCCGTAACCGTGTCACGCGCGGAGGAACAAACCGTGGGCAAATTCAGATCCGGGAACATCGTGGATGCCGGCGAACCGGGCCGTGTCCTTCAAGCGATGCGAGGAGGCATCCACGCCCGGACAGCCCCCAGTAATCCACTGCGGCTGCCGGGATGTTACCCCGGCGGGTCCCGCCCGGGTTACTGCCATCTAAACTAACGGAAGGTACATGGCATCGCCTTCGATCAAGCCGACCATCGCTTCACGGATCGACCGCCTGCCGGTCTGTTCCTCCCTTGGCTGGATGGTGGTGCTGCTTTCGTTGGGCGGTTGTGTCGAGTTTTATGACATATTTCTAACGGCCTACATCGCACCAGCCTTGTACCGCAGCGGGATCTTCACCGCCACCACTAAGGGGATCTTCGGGCTGGAAGGGATCGCGAGTTTCGTGGCTGCTTTTTTCGGGGGACTCCTCGTGGGAACCTTGTGTTTGGGCCGGTTGGCCGACCGGTTCGGCCGGCGGGCGGTCTTCAGCTTTGCGCTGGGTTGGTACTCCGCTTGTACCTTTGTGATGGCGTTTCAGCAAACTGCGGCGCAACTTGATTTTTGGCGGTTCGCGGCTGGAATCGGGGTGGGCGTGGAGTTGGTTACCATCGACACCTACCTTTCCGAACTCGTCCCGAAAGGAAGGCGTGGTTCGGCTTTCGCCTTCAATCAGTTCATCACCTTCCTCTCCGTGCCTCTGGTCGCGTTCATCTCCTACCTTTTGGGAACAACCCGCTGGTGGAACCTGGATGGATGGCGATGGGTTGTGCTGATCGGTTCTTCGGGAGCCTTGATCATCTTCTTCATCCGGCGCGTCGTCCCGGAGTCACCCCGGTGGCTGGAACAACGGGGTCGCCTTAAAGAGGCCGACGAGGTAATGCGGCGCATTGAAAATCAGGTAGAACGTGAAATCAAGCGTCCATTGCCGGAGCCTCAGAGTGCCCCGGGTGAGGTCGTCCACGGGACCGGTGCGTTCAAGGAGATCTGGCAAGCGCCTTACCGCCGGCGAACGGTCATGTTGATGGTGTTTAACTTGTGTCAGGCAATCGGTTACTATGGCTTCGCCAACTGGGCGCCAACCTTTTTGTTGGCCAAAGGCATCAACGTCACGAAATCCCTGGAGTACACGTTTCTTATCGCGCTGGCCAATCCGGTTGGCCCGCTTCTTGGCTGGATCTTCGCCGAACGATGGCAACGGAAATGGCAGATCGTTTGGTCGGCGATCTCGATCGCCGTCTTCGGACTCTGCTTTTCCCAGCAACGAGTTCCGCTCGGAGTGATCGTCACCGGAATTTTGGTTACCCTGAGCAACAATTGGATGTCGTTCACCTTTCACGCCTACCAGGCGGAGCTTTATCCCACCCGCATTCGCGCTCAGGCAGTCGGCTTTGTATATTCATGGAGCCGGCTCGGAGGCATGATCGGCAGTGTTATCATCGCTTTCATGTTGAAGGCGTATGGAACGGCAGGGGTCTTTGTCTTGATTGCCCTCTGCATGTTCCTGGTCGCCGTCGTCATTGGCGGGTTCGGACCGCTGACGAACAACCGGCGTTTGGAAGAGATCGCCCGATAGCCGACTCCCAAAAGGCCAGCCAAACACGGCGCGACCCTCGGCGACAAAAACCCGAAGGTCTCCCCACCTTTGACGCCTGCCTGGACCGGCGCACGCCTTCAGGCGTCCCGAGGGACGCAACCCCTGGGGAACGCCCGCACAGCACAGGCACTAATGTACCTGCCTAACCTCAGCCGTCCCTGCGGGACGAAAGCAGCAATACCCGGCCATGTATCCTTAACTAAATGGCAGAGGGGTTCCACAATGGGAATGGGACCCTCCCACCGGTCAAACCCTGTACGGGCGGCAGAACCCGCGAGCGGCGCCTTCTGCCGCCCTTTCAGGGCTCGATCGTGATTGTACGGTTACCCAGGGGGTAAAGCCCTGGGCTAGGTTCTCCTGGCCCTGATACCGTTTCCACAGTTATGCACCGGCGCCGCCAAAAGGCCGCCCCCCAGCCGTTCTCCACCGCGGCGCCGGTGCATAACTTGGCCGCGACCCAACCCGAGCTTGTGAATAACCCCGGGCCGTGTCAGAAAGTGAGTGGCAGCTTTGCCTCCGGGCCGGCACGGTCTTCCCGCCCCCGCTCCCCGAGAGCTTCCCGAAGATCACCGGCCGGCCCGCAGGCTTCGGTCCCAACGTCTGAGAGAACTACATCCCATGAGGATCCTGTATCAGGTCGACTCCGGACTGAAGCGCAGGCTGAGGCTGCGGCTCCCCGCTCCCAACCCCCCCACCCGAAAGTCCCTATGGCTACTACCCCCCAAGCCCCCTTCGCTCACTTCGCGAGCATCGACTGGGCCAAGCACAAGCATCATGCCCTCATCCTCAACCCCGCCGGCCACACCGTCGCGGAGTTCGACTTCGCGCACTCCGCCACCGGTTGGCAGGAGTGGCGCGAGCAAGCCGCGCGCTTTGCGCCTTTAGCCGTGGCGATCTCTGACCAGCCAAGGCACCGTCATCGACCAGTTGCTCCGCACCCCCGAGTGCACCATCTTCCCGCTCAACCCCAAAGCCGCCCAACGTTACCGCGAGCGCAAAGCCCCCAGCGGCACCAAAAGTGATCACCTGGATGGCTGGAGCTTTGCCGACGCGGCGCGCCTGGATTGGGCCCATTGGCGGCCGCTGTGCCGCCAGGACCCCCTCTTGGACCACTTACGGCTACTGTGCCGCGACGAGGTGGCCTTGATCGAAGAGCGCACCGCCTTAGTCAACCAACTTATCGCCGCGCTGCATGAGTACTACCCCACGGCCCTGGCGGCCTTTGAGGACTGGACGCTGCCGTCGGCTTGGGCGTTTCTCGAAGCGTTCCCCACCCCGCAGGCCCTGGCCCGTGGCGGCAAACGCCGCTCTCGAGAAATTCCTGCACACCCACAAGCTGGCCCGGCCCGCAACCTACCAGAAGCGCCTGGCGCTCTTCGCCCAGGCGCTGGCCTTTCCGGCCTCGGAGGCCCTCACCTTAGCCAAGAGCCGCCTGGCCCTGACGCGCGCCCGCCAGCTACGGGTGCTGCAGGCGCAGTTGGACGACTACCGGGAGCAAATCGAGAAGCTCTTTGCCCAACACCCCGATCATGAGCTGTTTGGCTCGCTGCCGGGGGCCGGCCCCAAACTGGCGCCGCGGCTGTTAGCCGAATTGGGGGATAATCGTCAGCAGTTTGCGTCGGCCCAGGCGCTGCAATGTTACGCCGGCACCGCTCCGGTCCGCTACCAAAGCGGCCCGGTCCATAAGGTGCGGCTGCGCGGGCCCTGCGACAAGGTCCTGCGGGCCACCGTGTACCTGTGGGCTGACTGTAGCCGGCATAGCTGCCCCTGGGCCCAGACCTATTACCAGACCCTGCGCAAACGGGGCAAAACCCACGCCTGCGCCTTACGTTGCCTGGGCCAGCGCTGGCTTAAAATCCTCTGGAAGATGTGGCAAACGCGCACCTGCTACGATGCGGAGTTGCATCAGAAAAACCAACTCCGCCACGGCTCCTGGGTGCTCAAACTGCAAACCGCTTAACCGGCTGCTCCCATGTCAATAACTTCGCGTAAAAATCCACTTGCAACCCAGAGAACATCTTCGGGGCTGAAATCCGGTCGAAATGTTACCGAGATAACCGTCTAAATAGTACAAGCTTTACCCCAGTTTTTTGAAGGCAACGCAAAGGAAAGCCGTCCCTGCCCTGCAGGGGCGTGGCGGAGTTTAGCCAGGGGCCTTAACGTTCGGTGCGAATCAGCCGATTCCGACCCGCGACACCGCCCGGAAACGGCCCAGGGCGACCCGACCAAGGTTTTAGCCCCGAAGAGGCGTTTGATGGCCTGAAGGGCCGAAGGAACATAGCCCAGGGTTTACCCTGGGAGACCGTCAAATTGTGATCAGCCCTCCTAAGGCGTCATGTCCGTACGCCCATCCTGACAAACGCCCGCCCCGCCGGGTTGGATTTGCTGAAGGGGCGGCAGAAGGCGTCGCTCCCGGGTCCTGTCGCCCGTTCAGGGCCAAAAGACGCTCGCGGGGCGATCCCCCGGCGCGGGCGGTTGATTGGCCTCAGCGTTGAAGGCCAGGTGGTCGATTTTCCGGCCGCCCCGCCGGAGCAAGGACCAGCTCAAACGTCGTGAGAATGGGTGTATACGA encodes the following:
- a CDS encoding MFS transporter gives rise to the protein MASPSIKPTIASRIDRLPVCSSLGWMVVLLSLGGCVEFYDIFLTAYIAPALYRSGIFTATTKGIFGLEGIASFVAAFFGGLLVGTLCLGRLADRFGRRAVFSFALGWYSACTFVMAFQQTAAQLDFWRFAAGIGVGVELVTIDTYLSELVPKGRRGSAFAFNQFITFLSVPLVAFISYLLGTTRWWNLDGWRWVVLIGSSGALIIFFIRRVVPESPRWLEQRGRLKEADEVMRRIENQVEREIKRPLPEPQSAPGEVVHGTGAFKEIWQAPYRRRTVMLMVFNLCQAIGYYGFANWAPTFLLAKGINVTKSLEYTFLIALANPVGPLLGWIFAERWQRKWQIVWSAISIAVFGLCFSQQRVPLGVIVTGILVTLSNNWMSFTFHAYQAELYPTRIRAQAVGFVYSWSRLGGMIGSVIIAFMLKAYGTAGVFVLIALCMFLVAVVIGGFGPLTNNRRLEEIAR
- a CDS encoding transposase, translated to MLRTPECTIFPLNPKAAQRYRERKAPSGTKSDHLDGWSFADAARLDWAHWRPLCRQDPLLDHLRLLCRDEVALIEERTALVNQLIAALHEYYPTALAAFEDWTLPSAWAFLEAFPTPQALARGGKRRSREIPAHPQAGPARNLPEAPGALRPGAGLSGLGGPHLSQEPPGPDARPPATGAAGAVGRLPGANREALCPTPRS
- a CDS encoding IS110 family transposase is translated as MDDYREQIEKLFAQHPDHELFGSLPGAGPKLAPRLLAELGDNRQQFASAQALQCYAGTAPVRYQSGPVHKVRLRGPCDKVLRATVYLWADCSRHSCPWAQTYYQTLRKRGKTHACALRCLGQRWLKILWKMWQTRTCYDAELHQKNQLRHGSWVLKLQTA
- a CDS encoding transposase, translating into MATTPQAPFAHFASIDWAKHKHHALILNPAGHTVAEFDFAHSATGWQEWREQAARFAPLAVAISDQPRHRHRPVAPHPRVHHLPAQPQSRPTLPRAQSPQRHQK
- a CDS encoding PAS domain S-box protein, whose protein sequence is MKKRPQPATTNPAPAGGCEVWGEEIINAAVDAIITVDRDRRIVLFNPAAEAMFGYPGAEMLGQPLNRLLPEGFGPATAQSPARLGRTNKAEPTASALARLSGRRVSGQEFPIEASLSNTTINAQPYLTLILRDITERQRTEEANARLAAIVESCQEAIIGKDLAGTITSWNSGAQRLFGYDPEEMIGKRLSVLLPLEQLEDEHQILARLKRGEQVEPYESVPLHKDGHLVDVSFTVSPIRDGSGCLIGSSELTRDVAERKAARARLHESEERFRQLAENVRAAFWISDPARTRILYVSPAYEAIWGRSCRSLYEAPQSWLEAIHPDDRDRVVCAALTRQAGDAYDEEYRVVRADYSVRWVHDRGFPVRDAAGRIIRIVRVAEDLTEQRQLELQLRQAQKMEAIGRLAGGVAHDFNNIVAIISGYSELLAMGLAAEDPRRDAVHEIARAGERAAALTRQLLAFSRQQVLEPRVLDLNVVVSEAAKMLRRLIGEDVRLTTNLAPRLRRVRADLGQLDQVILNLAVNARDAMPRGGHLFIETREVELESSYAQAHREVRPGRYVMLAVGDTGCGMTPEVQARAFEPFFTTKAEGEGTGLGLSVVQGIVHQSGGHITVESLPGVGTTFTIYLPVLAEGTEQPPAGALAEPPQGRGQVVLLVEDEEPVRAITLLLLETLGYRVVEAANGEDALRRVTESRETIDLLLTDVVMPGLSGRELAEAVRCRYPGLKVLFQTGYTGDAVARHGILQPEVALLQKPFTLNALAKKVQEALERP
- a CDS encoding GtrA family protein, with the translated sequence METLIKGEALKIARFLIVGGGCALLDCSIVWALGFFLPPLAAVSAGYLAGVSCHFVLNKFWVFRCRRSDYGRQLAQYGLNAVCCWLLTLTAVHFCLGTLTTNLLVAKLFALPPATALGFCILHGLVFRKRSPASTATDVMPEPIRLNPSVTVQWTRGDALLGRTSRGNGAYRARDLAPRKG